From Streptobacillus canis, a single genomic window includes:
- a CDS encoding M15 family metallopeptidase gives MAYNFSKKSLERLEGIHPLLVKVFKEAIKESPFDFLITQGVRTEEEQNRLYQQGRTKPGKKVTNCDGTIKKSNHQAKKDGFGYAIDIAIYNPNIPGKVEWDANKLRIVANHIKEVARKLDVKVEWGGDWRSFKDYPHFELKL, from the coding sequence ATGGCATATAATTTTAGCAAGAAGAGTTTAGAAAGACTTGAGGGCATACACCCATTATTAGTAAAAGTATTTAAGGAGGCTATTAAGGAGTCTCCTTTTGATTTTTTAATCACTCAAGGGGTTAGGACGGAAGAAGAACAGAATAGACTGTATCAACAAGGAAGAACTAAGCCGGGAAAAAAAGTTACAAATTGTGACGGTACAATTAAGAAGTCTAATCACCAGGCTAAAAAAGATGGGTTCGGTTATGCTATAGATATCGCTATTTATAACCCTAACATTCCTGGTAAGGTTGAATGGGACGCGAACAAATTAAGAATAGTAGCTAATCATATTAAAGAAGTAGCTAGAAAATTAGACGTTAAAGTAGAATGGGGAGGAGACTGGAGAAGTTTCAAAGATTACCCTCATTTCGAATTGAAATTGTAA